A genomic window from Shewanella vesiculosa includes:
- a CDS encoding PepSY domain-containing protein, whose product MLFLGLQFVIWSVTGTYMVFMHIDYIHGDSLISKPQTKINPDKLEYSLAKLLQTYPKAEQISVGKLMQQDVYRFAIPTKTATQQLMLNAQTGERLSPLNQTTAIALAQYYYLGNEPITDVSLLTDNPPFELSARHLPAWRINFDHFSAPSIYISADSGLVVAKRHAFWRLFDWMFRFHVMDYGDAEEIDNQLLFWIALISTLATVSGLTLTYFRVLRRTKNKRKPMFSKRKHSGVA is encoded by the coding sequence ATGCTTTTTCTCGGACTACAGTTCGTTATTTGGTCAGTGACAGGAACATATATGGTGTTTATGCATATTGACTATATTCATGGTGATTCGCTGATCAGTAAACCCCAGACAAAAATCAACCCCGATAAGCTAGAGTATTCATTGGCAAAACTGTTACAAACTTACCCTAAAGCAGAGCAAATAAGCGTCGGTAAACTGATGCAACAAGACGTATACCGCTTTGCCATTCCAACCAAAACAGCAACTCAGCAGCTAATGCTAAATGCCCAGACAGGGGAACGTTTATCACCACTTAATCAAACAACAGCCATTGCATTAGCCCAATATTATTACCTTGGTAATGAGCCGATTACCGACGTGAGTTTACTGACCGATAATCCACCTTTTGAACTTAGTGCTCGCCACTTACCTGCGTGGCGAATTAATTTCGATCACTTTTCCGCACCATCAATTTATATCTCTGCTGACAGCGGATTAGTAGTAGCAAAGCGCCATGCATTTTGGCGTTTATTCGACTGGATGTTTCGCTTTCATGTGATGGATTATGGCGATGCTGAAGAAATCGATAATCAATTATTATTCTGGATAGCACTGATCTCAACTTTAGCTACCGTTAGCGGGTTAACCTTGACGTATTTCAGGGTATTACGTCGTACTAAAAACAAACGCAAGCCTATGTTTAGTAAGCGTAAACACAGTGGGGTTGCCTAA